Genomic DNA from Bdellovibrionales bacterium CG10_big_fil_rev_8_21_14_0_10_45_34:
TCCCATCGCCGACGATGACCCCACGACAAGTGCCTTTCTCTAATAGAAGACCTTTTACTTCTGCTTCTATCAAATCAATCCGGTGTTCGTTGTTTAAAATATTCGACATGTAGCGGGAATAAAGATCTTTGTCGCATTGACTTCGGCTTCCACGAACAGCCGGGCCCTTCTTAGCGTTTAGGCGTCTGAACTGTATACAGCTTGAGTCAGCGGCCATTCCCATTTCACCGCCCAGTGCATCTAGCTCTCTCACCATGTGTCCCTTAGCCAGACCGCCGATCGCAGGGTTACAGCTCATATACCCTATGCGCTTTAGATTCGTAGTGATAACGAGCACTCTAGAACCCAAGCGGGCGGCACTGAGCGCAGCTTCTATGCCCGCGTGCCCCGCACCTACTACAACGACATCAAATTCTTTCGTTAAAGCCAATCTGCTCTCCAACCAATCATCTTTAAAACCGTCTACCTAACGTAACTATCCTGCTTAGCTGGCTTTAAGTTCTCATTTACCAATACAAAACTCGCTAAACACATGATTCAAAATATCGTCGTTAAATGTTTTCCCTAAAATGCGCTGAATTTGATCAAGAGCAATTCTCAAATCAAGTGCAGCACACTCCGGACCCAAGCCTTCATCAAGACTTGTCTTCGCTTCTAAAAGGGCACGTTTTGCTTGCATTAGTGCATCCGCATGCCTTGACTGAATCATGAAGTCGGTCTCATCTAAACTGACGTTTCCACTCTTAGCTATCAGTTCCGACAGAGATTTGACTCCCTCCCCACTTAACGAACTAACGAACAAAAGTTCTCTCTCGCCACTCATCGCTTTAAAGATACCTAAGATCTTTATCCTCTCTTGCTGAGACAATAAGTCAGACTTATGAACCACAACTATCTCATCGCTAGCTAACTGAGTAAACTGACTCGTCACCCAATCGCTCAACTGCAAACTTTCGTTCTCGTGCTGCATACAATCTAAGTTGATCTGCGATCTACTAGAGGAGCTACCATTCAAAAAAAGACTTGCGTCAAAAACCAGAACCTTCAAATCTACATCTTTCTTTAAATCTTGAGCTCTTTGAACGCCCTGAGCTTCAACAAGATCGCTCGTTTCATGAAGGCCGGCGGTGTCAATGAGTCTAAGCTTAATCCCTCGAAAAAGCATTTCGGCTTCCACATAATCGCGTGTAGTGCCTGCGTCCTTAGAAACTATGGACCTTTCTCTTCCGAGGATTTGATTGAATAGACTAGATTTGCCAGCATTTGGAGCGCCAAATAGGCCAACTCTCAAGCCCGTTTTGACAAGTTTACTTTGTCTGTAATTACTAAGAATTGTACCTATCTGTTTGCTTAGCTCTTCAATTTGACTCAAAAAATCTGATTCAACAGAGTGATCCAGTCGCTCCTCGGTAAAGTCTATGCCGACTTCGACGTGAGCCAAAATTCTTACCAACTCTGCCTCAATCTCTGTGATGTTCTTCGAAAGTATTCCTCTTAGGTTGTTCAAAGAAGCCCGCGCTTCTTTTGAGGACTCCGAATGAATAAGCTCCAACACCGCCTCTGCCTGAGTCAGATCTATTCGACCGTTTACAAAAGCACGAAAGGTAAACTCTCCTCTTAATGCTGAGCGAGCTCCCTGAGAGTTTAAAGCAGAACACAGATCTCTTACGACAACTGCGGATCCGTGCACTTGAAATTCGCAAGTTTGCTCGCCGGTATATGACTTCCCATTAGCAAAAAAAAGCAACAACCCTTCGTCTAAAATCTCTTCATTTTGTGGATCACAAATTGAAGTGAAATAGGCCCTGTGGGATTCTATATTTTCTGGTAAGTTCTTTGAAAGGGTGCGAGCGATTTGCCATGATTTGTCCCCTGACAGACGAACAACCGCCACGCCACTGGGTGTTGCCCCAGTGGTGAGTGCGTAGATCGTATCCGTCTGCCCTTCAATATATTGTGATTCGCCCAAAATTCACCGTTAAACATTCCCTCTTTCTTCACTTCGAGTATTTGATGAACGGCTACTACGATGACTTTTATCTCCGGAAGCTGGAAAGATTTTGATTTTTTTAAAATGACCTTCGCCAACTGACTTACTCTTAACTCTTTCGTCTTCAGCCAAATACTGATGCACGAATTTTCGATCCTTTGGAGGAAGTGCTCTAAAATAGACAGACTTCTTTTTCTCAACCACCACATCTCTGAGTCTATCAGCCAATTCCTTAAGCTCTTCGATAACTTTTTCTCTAAATCCTTCACTATCACATTCTACTTCTACACGAGCTTCGGGGTACTGATGTTGTACAACGCGCTTGGTATAAAACTGCAAGGCCTCAAGAAGTTGCCCGTCTTTTTCGGTCAATAAGGTGGTGTCATTACCAGTAAATTCAATGAGATAAATATTTTCTTGTTGCTCAACTGAAAACTTTAGCTTTAATCCGGAGTATTCGATAATTCCGTCAACAACTTCCGAAATCGTATCCGCAACTTCTCCTGTTGCTTCTTTCTTACTGGATCGTCCGAAGATTTTTTTGAAAATAGACACTTTTCCTCCTTATTAGGCCTTGGCCTGTGCAACTGCTGCACTTCTGGTTTTTTGTTTCAAAAAGAAATACTGTTGAATAATTCCGAACAGAGAACTTACACACATGTAAAGTGTCAATCCGCTTGGAAGAGTTACCATAAATAAAGTAAATACCAGTGGCAAAAACATAAGCACTTTTGCCTGCGCTGGATCCATTGTCGTTGGAGTCATTTTTTGCTGTAAAAACATCAACCCGCCCATAAGGACTGGTAATACATAAAACGGATCTTTCAAGCTCAAGTCATGAATCCAGAAAGCAAACGGAGCCTTGTAAAGTTCGATACTGTTTCCGAACACTCGATAAAGAGCAATAAAAACAGGGATCTGAAACATGACCGGCAAACACCCGCCTAATGGGTTCACTTTGTGCTGTTTGAAAAGCCCCATTACTTCTAAATTCATTTTCTGTGGATCATCTTTGTAGCGCTCTCGCACAGCTTGCATCATGGGCTGAATTTCTTGCATAGCCTTCATGGAGCGATAAGACATCATGTTAAATGGCAAAACAAGAAGCCGCACCAGCAACGTTACTAGTACGATCGCTATTCCATAGTTATTTACCCATGTAAAAAGAAGATTCATAAATTTTAACAGTGGCTCCGCGATGAGACCAAAGAATCCAAAATCAATCATCTTCTTCATACGATCATCTACCTTTGAAAGTAGATTGATGGATTTCGGCCCTAAGAATTCATCAAAAGACACCTGAAAATTCTGAACGCCAGCTATAAACGGATAACTAACCCTCACAGTTTGTTCCTGGGTTAATGCGTTTATGTCTGCCGACACGACCGGATGGTAAGACTGAGAAATATTTGATTTATCAATAAGTGCTTGTGCGAAATAAAGGTTATCGATGGCCGCAATGTAAGCGCCCGTTTGATCAAACTTAACAATTTTCTCTGACAACCCTTTTTCTGGGTCTATAATCTCTCGTTTTTCTCCATCAGTACTAATCACAAATACACTTTGGTGATCGAGCGTCGGCGAAAACAAGCTCGCTCCTTTAGTCTGCCTAATTCCATCAGAAAAGCCGATTTGGATTCCTGAGACACCATCACTCGCTCCGCTAACCTGAACTCGAGAATGAACGAGATACTTCTCTGGCACGATCTCCAGAGTCCTTGTAACTTTTAATCCTCCGAAATTTGCCTCGCCAGAGATGAGATGAGAGCCTTGGTCGTGATGAAGTTGAAAGTTTAAACTTAAAGGTTCGGCATCTGTTAAATTAGCTTTTACTGAATGCAAGGTAAGTACAAACTGTGGCTGCTTACTGCCAACTGTAACCGGTTGATTCTCTCTATCTGAGTACTTCTTCAATTGAAAGTTATGAAGACCCATGCCTCTACTAGAAACTTCTGCACTAAAAAATTCGTTGTCAATTTTTACAAACTCTTCTCTGTCATTTTCCACAGACTCCACGGGTTTAACCACAGAGCTAACCGCTGAACTATCCCCATTGCTATTTTGCTCAAGTGTCGTACTTGGGCCTGCTTTGGTTTTCTCTTGAGCAATTTGCAAGGCTTGATTGGGCTTATGATACTTTTTCTGCATGTAACTTTGCCAACCAAGAATGACGGCAATAGAAACACCCACGGCAAGTAACGCTTTTTTGTCAAAAAGCTGTGGTTCATTGTTCAGACTCACGATGCGCATTCCTCACGAGAAAGATGTTTCAATTTTGAAGCCCCTAATGAGCTCCTGGAGTTTGGCAATTTCATTTTGGTTTGAAGCACTTCCTTGTTTTGTGGAACTGCATCAAAGCCACTGGGTCCAAAGGGGCGACACTTTAAAAGCCGCTTACCTATAAGATACAAGGCGCGATGGGTGGGCTGCTTGTGCAAACACTCGTTTGCGTAGTTTGAACATGTTGGATAAAATCGACAGTCACTCGGAAGCCACACGCGTAAATAGATTTGATAAACGCGCACGCAAAACAGGAGGGCTCGCTTCATAGCTCCGAGGGAATTTGAATTGATTGACTCGTGATCACCGTCGCTCAAAAATTTTCTCCAATATCTTTTGCACATCAGACCCATT
This window encodes:
- a CDS encoding tRNA uridine-5-carboxymethylaminomethyl(34) synthesis GTPase MnmE, producing MLGESQYIEGQTDTIYALTTGATPSGVAVVRLSGDKSWQIARTLSKNLPENIESHRAYFTSICDPQNEEILDEGLLLFFANGKSYTGEQTCEFQVHGSAVVVRDLCSALNSQGARSALRGEFTFRAFVNGRIDLTQAEAVLELIHSESSKEARASLNNLRGILSKNITEIEAELVRILAHVEVGIDFTEERLDHSVESDFLSQIEELSKQIGTILSNYRQSKLVKTGLRVGLFGAPNAGKSSLFNQILGRERSIVSKDAGTTRDYVEAEMLFRGIKLRLIDTAGLHETSDLVEAQGVQRAQDLKKDVDLKVLVFDASLFLNGSSSSRSQINLDCMQHENESLQLSDWVTSQFTQLASDEIVVVHKSDLLSQQERIKILGIFKAMSGERELLFVSSLSGEGVKSLSELIAKSGNVSLDETDFMIQSRHADALMQAKRALLEAKTSLDEGLGPECAALDLRIALDQIQRILGKTFNDDILNHVFSEFCIGK
- a CDS encoding membrane protein insertion efficiency factor YidD; this encodes MGLMCKRYWRKFLSDGDHESINSNSLGAMKRALLFCVRVYQIYLRVWLPSDCRFYPTCSNYANECLHKQPTHRALYLIGKRLLKCRPFGPSGFDAVPQNKEVLQTKMKLPNSRSSLGASKLKHLSREECAS